GTGACCAGAATGTATGTTTTGGAAAAACTTGTAAACACCGAACCGAATCGGACAATGGCACATGGTGGAAGCAAATTCCCAACCGGCAAAATCCTCTAAAATCCGGAACTTCATACGAACTGTAAAATATTGGAGAAGTGTTTTACCGGGTAGTGCAAGAGATTATTTTCTTTTAAGCTTAGCTGCAATCGACGTATTCTTCCTGCTATTCGTAAACTCCTATAAAGAATTCATCCACAAAGATATTCCAGCCTACGTTCTTGCGTTCGATCTATTCGTTATATTTTTATGGGGAATAGAAGTTTGGATCAAAGTCCGGCAAAAAAAAGACATTAAAAAATACCTGAGGACCAACTGGTACGAACTAATCGGTATCGTTCCTCTTTATTTTCTACGACCATTCTTACTTTTAAGAGGGGTCAAACTTGCAATTGCATTTTATAGGTTCGGTACTTCCGGACAGAATGTAAGCGAGGTTCTCACTCGAGAGATCACTTTCAGATTCAGGGATGTGATCGTAGACACGATCGCGGATGCGGTATTTTTACATTCTTTGGAAAGAGTTGAAGAAGTGATGCTTCGATTAGATTATAGCCAGCTTGCAAAAGAGGCAATTTCCAAACATAATGATCAGCTCAATTCCAAGGTAAACGAATCTCTCCAATCCAAGTTTTTATTAGAAGAATTATCCAAAATACCTTTCATGTCGCAGATCTCCCATAAATTAGGAGAAGATATAGGAAGAATGATCGCAGAAGTTTTGGAAACGGAAGTGATCGGCGATATCATGAAAGATATCACCGCAAACATCCTGAAAGAGATGGCGGAACACGTGAAAAAACTTCCTTTAGAAAGGATCACTGAACCGAAAGAGGAAATATCTTCTCCCCCTTCGATCCCAGAAACTTAATATTTTAAGCGGCTCCGCCAGGAAGTCTTAGGATCAACACTTGGGTTGTTGATTTAGCTAGAAGTTTACCTTCTTCATCGAAAGCTTCTCCTTCTAGATAAATATGTTGGTTACCTCTTGCTACTACCTTTGCTTGTACGGTGATCCTTTGGTTCTCCTTTACCATTCGAATATAACTAACGCTTAATTCTAAAGTAGTGGTAGGTTTACCTGCAGCCAAATAACATAATGGACCGAAAGTATTATCGAAAGCAGCCGCCAAAAATCCACCTTGGAAAACTCCCATCGGATTGGAGAATCTAGGCTCCACATAAAAACTGCAGACCATCTCCTTCTTCCTTACATAAGAAACAAACTCTCCGGACAGTTCCTTGAAAGCAGGAGGAGGAACCTTCAAGCCTGGTGCGGCCTTAGAAAACTTCTCCCATTCTTTCTGCATATCTTCTAAATCTTTTTGATTCGCCAAGGTGGATCTCCTAGTCTATATTCCGATCTTGTAAAGAAATTGGATTCGGGCAAATTAAAATTGCCATGATTTGGTGACACAACCATTATGTAGGAAAATGAACCCGCTCTTTTCTCTAGAAA
The nucleotide sequence above comes from Leptospira dzoumogneensis. Encoded proteins:
- a CDS encoding PaaI family thioesterase, with product MANQKDLEDMQKEWEKFSKAAPGLKVPPPAFKELSGEFVSYVRKKEMVCSFYVEPRFSNPMGVFQGGFLAAAFDNTFGPLCYLAAGKPTTTLELSVSYIRMVKENQRITVQAKVVARGNQHIYLEGEAFDEEGKLLAKSTTQVLILRLPGGAA